The proteins below come from a single Methanofastidiosum sp. genomic window:
- a CDS encoding Lrp/AsnC ligand binding domain-containing protein yields MVYAYVLITVSIGKIKEVIESVKKIEGVIEADVITGPYDAIAKIKANDLGELTKTVIQQIHYIEGVIDTTTAIVISV; encoded by the coding sequence ATGGTATATGCATATGTGTTAATAACTGTATCAATTGGAAAAATAAAAGAAGTTATTGAGTCTGTGAAGAAGATCGAAGGAGTAATAGAAGCTGATGTTATAACTGGACCATACGATGCAATTGCAAAAATAAAAGCAAATGACCTTGGGGAGTTAACAAAAACTGTAATCCAACAGATTCATTACATAGAAGGTGTAATTGATACAACAACTGCTATAGTAATATCAGTATAA
- a CDS encoding thermosome subunit, which yields MAEIRQPMSVQPEGAQRFMGRDAQRMNILAGRIVAETVKTTLGPRGMDKMLVDSLGDVVITNDGATILSEMDIAHPAAKMIVEVAKTQDEEVGDGTTTAVVIAGELLKKAEDLLDQDVHATVVASGYKIAAEKAEEILKEIGDKITINDDDVLLEIAKTAMTGKGAEKSKDTLAPLALSAVKQVAVKENGNYTVETEDIKVEKKEGGSVEDSKLIQGLIIDKERVHDGMPRKLKDAKIALLDCALEVKETETDAEIRITSPDQLQAFLDQEEAMLKKMVDQIKASGATVVFCQKGIDDLAQHYLAKSGIYAARRVKKSDMKKLAKATGARVVNKIADLEAKDLGHAGSVEEKKIGGDEMTFVEGCKDPKSVSLLLRGGTEHFLEEVERALEDAIGVISTAIEDGTICAGGGAAEMELSKRLNEYAEKISGREQLAVKAFAQAMEIIPRTLAENAGMDPIDTIVALKASHETKDHKRFGIDIFDGKVKDMMKAGVVEPLRIKEQAVKSASESAIMILRIDDVIAASGIGKRRGMGGDDDMDMGGMGGMPGGMPGMM from the coding sequence ATGGCAGAGATTAGACAACCAATGAGTGTCCAACCTGAAGGCGCTCAGAGATTTATGGGCAGAGATGCTCAAAGAATGAATATTCTAGCTGGAAGAATTGTAGCAGAAACAGTAAAGACGACACTTGGTCCAAGAGGAATGGACAAAATGCTCGTTGACTCACTTGGAGACGTAGTTATTACAAATGATGGTGCTACAATCCTTAGTGAGATGGATATTGCTCACCCAGCAGCAAAAATGATTGTTGAAGTAGCAAAGACACAAGATGAAGAAGTTGGAGATGGAACAACAACAGCAGTTGTCATTGCCGGAGAACTTCTTAAGAAGGCTGAAGACCTTCTCGATCAGGATGTACACGCAACAGTAGTTGCATCTGGTTACAAAATTGCAGCTGAAAAAGCTGAAGAAATATTGAAAGAAATCGGTGACAAGATTACAATTAACGATGATGACGTTCTTCTTGAAATTGCAAAGACAGCAATGACTGGAAAGGGTGCAGAAAAATCAAAGGATACATTAGCACCTTTGGCACTTAGTGCAGTAAAACAGGTAGCAGTAAAAGAAAATGGAAACTACACAGTTGAAACAGAAGACATTAAGGTAGAGAAGAAAGAAGGTGGCAGTGTAGAAGATTCCAAACTCATCCAGGGATTAATTATAGACAAGGAAAGAGTCCACGATGGAATGCCAAGGAAACTAAAAGATGCAAAAATAGCTTTACTTGACTGTGCTCTTGAAGTAAAAGAAACAGAAACTGACGCAGAAATTAGGATTACATCCCCTGACCAACTTCAAGCATTCTTAGACCAGGAAGAAGCAATGCTAAAGAAGATGGTTGACCAGATTAAGGCATCTGGAGCAACAGTTGTTTTCTGTCAGAAGGGAATTGATGATTTGGCTCAGCACTACCTTGCAAAGAGCGGAATATACGCTGCAAGAAGAGTCAAAAAGAGTGACATGAAGAAACTAGCTAAAGCAACTGGTGCAAGAGTTGTAAACAAAATAGCCGACCTTGAAGCAAAGGACCTTGGTCATGCAGGCTCTGTCGAAGAAAAGAAGATCGGTGGAGACGAAATGACATTTGTCGAAGGATGCAAAGATCCAAAATCTGTAAGCTTATTGTTAAGGGGAGGAACTGAGCACTTTTTAGAGGAAGTAGAAAGAGCTCTTGAAGACGCTATAGGTGTCATTTCCACAGCAATTGAAGATGGAACAATATGTGCCGGTGGAGGAGCTGCCGAAATGGAACTATCAAAGAGACTTAACGAATATGCTGAGAAGATTAGCGGCAGAGAACAGCTAGCAGTAAAGGCATTTGCACAGGCAATGGAAATCATCCCAAGAACTTTAGCAGAAAATGCAGGTATGGATCCAATCGATACAATCGTTGCACTCAAAGCTTCACACGAGACAAAGGATCACAAGAGATTCGGAATCGATATCTTTGACGGTAAAGTTAAAGATATGATGAAAGCCGGTGTTGTAGAGCCACTCAGAATAAAAGAACAGGCTGTAAAGAGTGCTTCTGAATCCGCCATAATGATCTTAAGAATCGATGACGTTATCGCTGCAAGTGGAATAGGCAAGAGAAGAGGCATGGGCGGCGACGATGACATGGATATGGGCGGTATGGGCGGAATGCCCGGCGGCATGCCTGGAATGATGTAA
- a CDS encoding divergent PAP2 family protein, producing the protein MTLTTTIISFFYNPIILPTLIAYISSVVGKIIYESTKKKSLAIQVALQDGGMPSSHTATVIGLSTAILLHEGMSTVFWVSLVFAFVVMKDATGIRWETGQQAKVINQMMKKLRMGKVVDEELKELLGHTEAQVLGGFIFGVLFSYLGYMTFFG; encoded by the coding sequence GTGACTCTAACAACAACCATAATTAGTTTTTTTTACAATCCAATTATTCTCCCAACGTTGATTGCTTATATATCATCTGTTGTTGGAAAAATAATTTACGAATCTACCAAAAAGAAAAGTTTGGCAATCCAAGTAGCCCTACAAGACGGTGGGATGCCAAGTTCTCACACAGCAACAGTTATTGGATTATCTACCGCAATATTATTGCATGAAGGAATGTCAACTGTATTTTGGGTTTCTTTAGTCTTTGCATTTGTAGTTATGAAGGATGCAACAGGCATAAGATGGGAAACAGGTCAACAGGCTAAGGTAATAAATCAGATGATGAAAAAACTACGTATGGGAAAGGTAGTTGACGAAGAATTAAAGGAATTGTTAGGGCATACTGAAGCCCAGGTATTAGGGGGATTTATTTTTGGAGTTTTATTTTCCTATTTAGGATACATGACCTTTTTTGGATAG
- a CDS encoding DNA alkylation repair protein → MDSQSILKRLKELADPSVLDGMSRYGINTSKALGVTIPKIRFLAKEMGKDHELALELWSIDFHETKFLASMIDDPQMLTSEQMEEWAKDFDSWDVCDQTCNNLFRKSSLAFDKSFEWCKKNEEFVKRAGYVLMANLAVHDKNRKDEDFLNFFPEIYNGSIDDRIYVKKAVNWALRQIGKRSLFLNKKAIECANDIQKIDSKYARWIATDALRELKNPKIVERIKK, encoded by the coding sequence ATGGACTCTCAATCAATTCTAAAAAGATTAAAGGAACTTGCAGATCCTAGTGTATTGGATGGAATGTCAAGATATGGAATTAATACTTCTAAGGCGCTAGGAGTTACAATTCCTAAGATAAGATTCCTGGCAAAAGAGATGGGGAAAGATCATGAGTTGGCTTTAGAACTATGGAGTATAGATTTTCATGAAACTAAGTTTCTTGCTAGTATGATAGACGATCCACAAATGCTCACGTCTGAGCAGATGGAAGAATGGGCCAAAGATTTTGACTCTTGGGACGTATGTGATCAAACATGCAACAATCTATTTAGAAAAAGTTCCTTAGCTTTTGATAAATCATTCGAGTGGTGTAAAAAGAACGAAGAATTTGTTAAAAGAGCAGGATACGTTTTAATGGCAAACTTAGCAGTTCACGATAAAAATAGAAAAGATGAAGATTTTCTGAATTTCTTTCCAGAAATTTATAATGGCTCAATAGATGATAGGATATACGTCAAGAAAGCAGTTAATTGGGCTTTAAGACAAATTGGAAAGAGAAGTCTCTTTTTAAATAAAAAAGCAATTGAATGTGCAAATGATATACAGAAAATAGATTCTAAATATGCAAGATGGATTGCCACAGATGCGCTGAGAGAACTGAAAAATCCTAAAATAGTTGAGCGAATTAAAAAATGA
- a CDS encoding nitroreductase family protein, whose product MQIIDRDTMDFLDVIMSRRSIRKYRHNKVPEDHVKKILEAAMNAPSRKNERPWHFVIIDKREILDKIPSFHPNSKMLFEAPMAILVAGDLNISRDIFITINCSAATENILLAAHSLGLGACWLGVYPDEERVNGIKEILHLPENIFPVSLISIGYPDEGKPRINRFEENRIHYNKW is encoded by the coding sequence ATCCAAATAATAGACAGGGATACTATGGATTTTTTGGATGTTATTATGTCGAGAAGAAGTATTAGAAAATACAGGCATAATAAGGTGCCTGAAGACCATGTAAAAAAAATCTTAGAAGCAGCTATGAATGCACCTTCAAGAAAAAATGAAAGGCCGTGGCATTTTGTAATAATAGATAAAAGGGAAATACTAGATAAAATACCTTCTTTTCATCCAAATTCAAAAATGCTCTTTGAAGCCCCAATGGCAATTCTAGTTGCGGGTGACTTAAATATCTCAAGAGACATATTTATTACAATTAATTGTTCGGCGGCAACTGAGAATATACTTTTAGCAGCACATTCTCTTGGGCTTGGTGCATGTTGGCTAGGAGTATACCCAGATGAAGAAAGGGTGAACGGTATCAAAGAAATACTTCATTTACCAGAAAATATATTTCCAGTTTCACTTATTTCAATAGGGTACCCGGATGAAGGAAAGCCTCGAATAAATAGATTTGAAGAAAATAGAATCCATTATAATAAATGGTAA
- the uvrA gene encoding excinuclease ABC subunit UvrA, with the protein MGTDYITVKGASEHNLKNIDVQFPRDKLIVVTGVSGSGKSSLAFDTIYAEGQRRYVESLSAYARQFLGLMEKPDVEYIEGLSPAISIEQKTTSKNPRSTVGTVTEIYDYLRLLYARIGIPYCANCGKEIKQQTVTEITDQILSYPEGTKVTILSPVVRGRKGEYSTLLKEINQEGFVRAEVDGEIKELNVEIRLERYKKHDINIIIDRLVLKDGISPRLYEDIELALKKGEGIVFVDINDERKTFSEHFACTECGISLEEITPRMFSFNSPYGACPSCHGLGFKQEFDPDLIIPNKDRSLIGGAVDVWNMKLEGFRRQTLEALSKKFNFRLDVPVKDLSQKHLDILLYGTTDKVRYNYRSRSTPSYWTYEGTYEGIIPWLERVYKETDSEYRKEQFEKYIRLKPCEVCKGKRLKPEALSVKIQDNSIIDVTELQISNCYRFFIELEEKLTEKEKIISKQILKEIKARLGFLLSVGLDYLTLDRRAGTLSGGESQRIRLATQIGSQLVGVLYILDEPSIGLHQRDNAKLIVMLKRLRDIGNTVIVIEHDEEMMLSSDYLVDIGPGAGVHGGEVVAVGSPEEVMENLDSLTGKYLSRKLRIEVPKIRKQSNSYITIKGARQFNLKNIDVKIPLGLFVCVTGVSGSGKSTLINEILYKDLAKKFYRAVDNPGDHDEILGIENIDKVIIIDQSPIGRSPRSNPATYTGLFTPIRELFSELPESKRRGFKKGRFSFNVKGGRCENCRGDGLIKIEMHFLPDVYVKCEECKGERYNRETLTVKYKGKSISEVLDMTVEEALHFFENIPSIRNKLQTLYDVGLSYIKVGQPATTLSGGEAQRVKLSKELSKKATGKTLYILDEPTTGLHFHDVKKLLDVLLRLRENGNTVLVIEHNMDVIKTADYIIDLGPEGGQKGGEILVEGPPEEIIKSTKSHTGRFLEEVLKRDGALI; encoded by the coding sequence ATGGGTACCGACTATATCACTGTAAAAGGAGCTTCAGAGCACAATCTTAAAAATATAGATGTTCAATTTCCAAGAGATAAACTTATTGTTGTAACAGGTGTTTCTGGTTCAGGGAAATCCTCTCTTGCATTTGATACTATTTATGCGGAAGGTCAAAGACGCTATGTAGAATCTCTTTCTGCATATGCAAGACAATTTTTAGGCCTAATGGAAAAACCTGACGTTGAATACATCGAAGGATTATCTCCTGCAATCTCCATAGAACAAAAAACAACTTCTAAAAATCCAAGATCTACAGTTGGTACTGTTACAGAAATTTATGATTATCTAAGGCTTCTTTATGCAAGAATTGGAATACCTTACTGTGCAAATTGTGGAAAAGAAATTAAACAACAGACGGTAACAGAGATAACCGATCAGATTCTTTCTTATCCCGAGGGTACAAAAGTTACTATCCTATCCCCCGTAGTGCGTGGTAGAAAGGGGGAGTATTCAACACTTCTCAAAGAAATTAATCAAGAAGGTTTTGTTAGAGCAGAAGTTGATGGTGAAATAAAAGAACTAAATGTTGAAATAAGGCTTGAGAGATATAAGAAACATGACATCAATATCATAATAGATAGACTTGTCCTAAAAGATGGAATTTCCCCAAGACTTTACGAAGACATTGAGCTAGCATTGAAAAAAGGAGAAGGTATAGTTTTTGTAGACATAAATGATGAAAGAAAGACTTTCTCTGAACACTTTGCATGTACAGAATGTGGGATAAGTTTAGAGGAGATAACCCCTAGAATGTTTTCATTTAATAGTCCTTACGGCGCATGCCCTTCTTGTCATGGGCTTGGATTTAAGCAAGAATTCGATCCCGATCTTATTATTCCAAATAAAGATCGCTCTTTAATTGGTGGCGCAGTCGATGTATGGAACATGAAACTAGAAGGGTTCCGAAGACAGACCTTGGAAGCTCTTTCTAAAAAATTTAATTTTAGGCTCGATGTACCAGTTAAAGATTTGTCACAAAAACATCTTGATATTTTACTTTATGGTACTACTGATAAAGTAAGATACAATTATCGCTCTAGGAGTACACCTTCCTATTGGACATATGAAGGTACATATGAAGGGATAATACCATGGCTTGAAAGAGTATATAAAGAAACTGATTCCGAATATAGGAAGGAACAATTTGAGAAATATATCAGATTAAAACCTTGTGAAGTATGTAAAGGTAAAAGATTGAAACCTGAGGCTTTATCTGTAAAAATCCAAGATAACTCCATAATTGATGTTACTGAACTTCAAATTAGTAATTGTTATAGATTCTTCATTGAACTAGAAGAAAAACTTACTGAAAAAGAAAAAATTATTTCCAAACAGATACTAAAAGAAATCAAAGCTAGATTAGGATTCCTTTTGAGCGTAGGCCTTGACTACTTGACTTTGGATAGAAGGGCAGGAACTCTCTCTGGAGGGGAGTCTCAAAGAATTAGACTTGCAACTCAAATTGGGTCTCAACTTGTAGGGGTTCTTTATATATTGGATGAACCGAGCATCGGATTACATCAAAGGGATAATGCCAAACTTATCGTCATGCTCAAAAGATTGAGAGATATAGGAAATACTGTGATTGTCATTGAGCATGATGAAGAGATGATGTTATCTTCAGATTATCTTGTAGATATAGGGCCTGGAGCTGGAGTGCACGGCGGAGAAGTTGTTGCAGTCGGTTCGCCTGAAGAAGTAATGGAAAATCTGGATTCACTTACCGGAAAATATCTATCAAGAAAACTTAGAATTGAAGTTCCTAAAATAAGAAAACAAAGTAATTCTTATATCACAATCAAAGGCGCAAGGCAATTCAATCTAAAAAATATTGATGTAAAGATCCCTTTAGGTTTGTTTGTTTGTGTAACTGGGGTTTCTGGCAGTGGGAAAAGCACTTTGATTAATGAAATATTGTATAAAGATCTTGCTAAGAAATTTTATAGGGCAGTAGATAATCCAGGTGACCACGATGAAATTTTGGGAATAGAAAACATTGACAAAGTGATTATTATTGACCAAAGTCCCATTGGAAGGAGTCCAAGATCTAATCCTGCAACATACACCGGACTATTTACTCCAATAAGGGAGCTTTTCTCTGAACTTCCAGAATCAAAAAGAAGAGGATTTAAGAAAGGTAGATTTTCTTTCAACGTTAAAGGTGGAAGGTGCGAAAACTGTAGAGGAGATGGATTAATTAAAATTGAAATGCATTTCTTGCCTGATGTTTATGTTAAATGTGAGGAGTGTAAAGGAGAGAGATACAACAGAGAGACCCTAACAGTCAAGTACAAGGGAAAATCTATCTCTGAAGTTCTTGATATGACAGTTGAAGAAGCCCTACACTTTTTTGAAAATATTCCCTCCATAAGAAATAAACTTCAAACTTTATATGATGTAGGATTATCTTATATTAAAGTTGGACAACCTGCAACAACACTTTCTGGAGGAGAGGCGCAAAGAGTAAAATTATCAAAAGAGCTCTCAAAAAAAGCCACCGGCAAGACTCTTTATATACTAGACGAGCCTACAACGGGACTTCACTTTCACGATGTTAAAAAGTTGCTTGACGTACTTTTGCGTTTAAGAGAAAATGGCAATACTGTCTTAGTCATTGAACATAATATGGATGTAATTAAAACTGCAGATTACATAATTGACCTTGGTCCAGAAGGTGGCCAAAAAGGTGGAGAAATCCTAGTAGAAGGCCCGCCTGAAGAAATTATTAAATCTACTAAAAGTCATACTGGAAGATTCTTAGAAGAAGTATTAAAGCGAGATGGTGCTTTAATATAG
- a CDS encoding HAMP domain-containing histidine kinase, whose product MNIFDINKKYKLISLAILMTMTLAIFYHSFFVLNEGFLFANVFFVPLVLSCIWFGYRGFYVAFFILLNMIIANLLSPYEFFEIGFISRLLTYIIVTLILSSATEMKNESDEKIKNLNEALRVINKILRHDVLNDLTVVLTACDFIQTSNEKMKIKATNALFKSVALIENMGELENALLSEEDLSNKLIRSVIESVVKNYPDIKFQITGDCIVLCDEAIYPVIDNIIKNAIVHGKTERIDIECKESGKYNVVRIVDYGVGILDDIKDKIFEEGFSHGDARSSGLGLYIVRKVIERYGGTITVEDNKPSGTVFILKFKKRK is encoded by the coding sequence ATGAATATATTTGACATTAATAAAAAATACAAGCTAATTTCGCTAGCAATTTTAATGACTATGACATTAGCTATTTTTTATCATTCCTTCTTTGTTTTAAATGAAGGTTTCCTCTTTGCAAATGTTTTCTTTGTACCTCTTGTACTTTCATGTATATGGTTTGGATATAGGGGTTTTTATGTTGCTTTTTTTATTTTATTGAATATGATAATTGCCAATCTATTGAGTCCATATGAATTCTTTGAAATTGGATTTATTTCAAGACTTTTAACATATATTATAGTAACTCTAATACTTAGTAGTGCAACAGAAATGAAAAATGAATCTGATGAGAAAATAAAAAATCTAAATGAAGCATTAAGGGTAATAAATAAGATTCTAAGGCATGACGTTCTTAATGATCTTACTGTTGTACTAACTGCCTGTGATTTCATTCAAACAAGTAATGAAAAAATGAAAATAAAAGCGACAAATGCCCTCTTTAAGAGTGTTGCCCTAATAGAAAATATGGGGGAGCTTGAAAATGCCCTTTTATCTGAGGAAGATTTGTCAAATAAATTAATCAGAAGTGTAATTGAAAGTGTTGTAAAAAATTATCCGGATATAAAATTTCAAATTACTGGTGACTGCATTGTTTTATGCGATGAGGCCATATATCCTGTAATTGATAACATTATTAAGAATGCAATTGTCCATGGTAAAACAGAAAGGATTGACATAGAGTGTAAAGAATCTGGGAAATATAACGTCGTTAGAATTGTCGATTATGGAGTAGGAATCCTGGATGATATAAAAGATAAAATATTCGAAGAAGGATTTAGTCATGGAGATGCTAGGAGCAGCGGGCTTGGATTATATATCGTCAGAAAAGTTATTGAAAGGTATGGCGGCACCATAACTGTAGAAGATAATAAACCAAGCGGAACTGTATTTATTCTTAAGTTCAAAAAAAGAAAATAA